A portion of the Calothrix sp. 336/3 genome contains these proteins:
- a CDS encoding ABC transporter ATP-binding protein, whose protein sequence is MKSVGDVPERKLSKTEPPPVVLTSELRKVYRTGFFLNQKIVSLKSCSLKVYRGETFGLLGQNGAGKTTLFKVLLGIVRPTGGRGLLLGKPLGDRAVKQRIGYLPENTYLYEYLTGWEFLQLTAGIFQIPSKVQRHRIPELLELVGLSLADAKKKQMRRYSKGMLQRVGMAQALINDPELIFLDEPMSGLDPVGRYQMREIILTLKAAGKTIFFNSHILSEVEKICDRIAILSQGELICSGSINDLLGTANTYRVKGQGGDWEVLSNWLPNIEFLADGSWQGELHGDVYDFLASLRLMGGQIMAMNLFRPSLEEFFMEQVRERKNS, encoded by the coding sequence ATGAAGTCTGTGGGAGATGTTCCTGAACGCAAATTGAGTAAAACTGAGCCACCACCAGTAGTTCTAACTTCAGAATTACGCAAAGTTTATCGGACTGGTTTCTTTTTAAATCAGAAAATTGTCTCCCTGAAAAGTTGCTCTCTCAAGGTTTATCGGGGGGAAACTTTCGGTTTATTGGGACAAAATGGTGCAGGTAAGACAACTTTGTTTAAGGTTTTACTGGGAATTGTCCGTCCGACTGGAGGACGGGGTTTATTATTGGGTAAACCCTTGGGCGATCGCGCGGTGAAACAACGTATCGGCTATCTACCTGAAAATACCTATCTCTATGAATATTTAACTGGTTGGGAATTTTTACAACTAACAGCAGGAATTTTTCAGATACCGAGCAAAGTACAGCGTCACCGTATCCCAGAATTACTAGAATTGGTGGGTTTATCCCTAGCGGATGCGAAGAAAAAACAAATGCGTCGCTATTCTAAGGGGATGTTACAACGGGTAGGCATGGCGCAAGCTTTAATTAATGACCCGGAATTGATATTCTTGGATGAGCCAATGTCAGGCTTGGATCCCGTGGGACGTTATCAGATGCGAGAAATCATTCTGACACTCAAAGCCGCCGGCAAAACAATTTTTTTTAATAGTCATATTCTGAGTGAAGTAGAAAAAATTTGCGATCGCATTGCCATTCTTTCCCAGGGGGAATTGATTTGTAGTGGCTCGATTAATGATTTACTCGGTACTGCTAATACCTACCGGGTTAAGGGACAAGGTGGAGACTGGGAAGTTTTAAGTAATTGGTTGCCGAATATCGAATTTCTTGCAGATGGTTCTTGGCAAGGAGAACTCCACGGAGATGTCTATGATTTCCTGGCAAGCTTACGTTTAATGGGTGGGCAAATTATGGCAATGAATTTATTTCGTCCTTCCCTAGAAGAATTTTTTATGGAACAGGTACGAGAAAGAAAGAATAGTTGA
- the hisB gene encoding imidazoleglycerol-phosphate dehydratase HisB — MQTLSSHSEKLAFAPRIATVSRKTGETDVQVTVNLDGTGICRVATGIPFLDHMLHQISSHGLIDLDIQATGDLHIDDHHTNEDVGITLGQALYQALGDKKGIVRFGNFLAPLDEALVQVALDFSGRPHLSYGLEIPTQRVGTYDTQLVREFFVAVVNHSQMTLHIRQLDGINSHHIIEATFKAFARAMRMALEFDARRIGTIPSSKGVL; from the coding sequence ATGCAAACTCTCTCTTCTCACTCGGAAAAATTAGCTTTTGCTCCTCGCATTGCCACCGTCAGCCGCAAAACGGGGGAAACGGATGTGCAAGTAACTGTCAACCTAGATGGAACAGGAATCTGTCGTGTGGCAACAGGTATTCCTTTTCTTGACCATATGCTGCATCAAATTTCTTCCCATGGATTAATTGATTTAGATATTCAAGCCACGGGAGATTTACATATTGATGACCACCACACCAACGAAGATGTGGGAATTACCTTAGGACAAGCTTTATACCAAGCTCTGGGAGATAAAAAGGGAATTGTGCGTTTTGGTAATTTCCTGGCTCCCTTAGATGAGGCGCTGGTACAAGTAGCTCTGGATTTTTCTGGTCGTCCCCACCTCAGCTATGGATTAGAAATACCCACACAAAGAGTCGGAACCTATGATACTCAGCTTGTCCGAGAATTCTTTGTAGCAGTGGTAAATCATAGCCAAATGACGTTGCACATTCGGCAGCTAGATGGGATTAATTCTCACCACATTATTGAAGCCACCTTTAAGGCATTTGCCAGAGCCATGAGAATGGCTTTAGAATTTGATGCTCGGCGCATAGGTACTATACCTAGTTCTAAGGGAGTCTTGTAG
- the fabI gene encoding enoyl-ACP reductase FabI, giving the protein MLDLSGKNALVTGIANNRSIAWGIAQQLHKAGANLGVTYLPDEKGKMEKKVAELVEPLQPSLFLPCNVQNDQQIAETFEAIAAKWGKLDILVHCLAFANRDDLTGGFSQTSRAGFNTALEISTYSLVQLAGAAKPLMTEGGSIITLSYLGGVRAVPNYNVMGVAKAGLEASVRYLASELGPSNIRVNAISAGPIRTLASSAVGGILDMIHHVEEVAPLRRTVTQTEVGNTAAFLCSDLSSGITGQVIYVDAGYEIMGM; this is encoded by the coding sequence ATGTTGGATCTGAGTGGAAAAAACGCCTTGGTGACAGGAATCGCCAATAACCGCTCCATCGCTTGGGGTATTGCCCAACAGTTGCACAAAGCTGGAGCTAATCTTGGTGTGACATACTTGCCAGATGAGAAAGGCAAAATGGAAAAAAAAGTTGCCGAACTGGTAGAACCTCTCCAACCCAGCTTATTCTTGCCTTGCAACGTCCAAAATGACCAACAGATTGCTGAAACCTTTGAGGCGATCGCCGCCAAATGGGGCAAGTTAGATATCCTGGTTCACTGTCTTGCCTTCGCGAATCGAGACGATTTAACTGGAGGATTTAGCCAAACTAGTCGCGCTGGATTCAATACTGCTTTAGAAATTAGTACTTACTCTCTTGTCCAATTGGCAGGAGCAGCGAAACCCCTAATGACCGAAGGTGGAAGTATCATCACTTTAAGCTACTTAGGGGGTGTCCGTGCTGTTCCGAATTATAACGTTATGGGAGTAGCCAAAGCGGGCTTAGAAGCTAGTGTGCGCTACCTTGCCTCAGAACTAGGTCCCTCTAATATTCGCGTGAATGCTATCTCCGCAGGTCCAATTCGTACCCTGGCTTCCAGTGCGGTAGGTGGTATTTTAGACATGATTCACCATGTGGAAGAAGTTGCACCTTTAAGACGCACCGTCACCCAAACAGAAGTTGGTAACACCGCAGCATTTCTCTGTAGCGACTTGTCTAGTGGCATTACTGGGCAAGTTATCTATGTTGATGCTGGATATGAAATTATGGGAATGTAA